From the Sandaracinaceae bacterium genome, one window contains:
- a CDS encoding DUF4856 domain-containing protein has product MRTLNVLCALSALSLVACDDGEVDPADSGVADTGVMTEDAEVPPADSGPDAGPGELVVPDTYTFESRFNAGESSIVHTGQTARHLLISDLKDYIGGLTDEVDGGFSPAADGDVTARLEYFFSLDGADRAADPFRLSTDPAPLQTSYGDISSANLIDKLAGNDTSTDHRDWSTEFVGWSDPAIAANGGGVDSPTDLVRAFFETLEQNAIDRAAGVDRLSPALQPLPVHVTASGLDLQQLTEKFLLGALTFSQGADDYTDDDVDGKGLLVDNTMPASDGSPYTALEHVWDEAWGYFGAAEAYGSWTAESLSSGPRYMDVSGDGAIDLGTEYNWGASVNAAKRDDGAAVATDFMGQAFLAFRTGRAMIAHHGELDVDERAALTEQRDLAIQAWEQAIAATVVHYINDTLQVMGDFGTPAYDHDRFLDHAKAWSEMKGFALMFQFNPRSPLTREQFTQLHTLMGDAPVLPAAGPLAADEYRENLRTARALLGAAYGFDAANLGDDDGNGGW; this is encoded by the coding sequence ATGCGTACCCTGAACGTCCTCTGCGCCCTGAGCGCGCTCTCCCTGGTGGCCTGCGACGACGGCGAGGTGGATCCCGCGGACTCGGGCGTCGCCGACACGGGCGTCATGACGGAGGACGCCGAGGTCCCGCCCGCGGACTCCGGCCCCGACGCGGGCCCGGGCGAGCTGGTGGTGCCCGACACCTACACCTTCGAGAGCCGCTTCAACGCCGGCGAGAGCAGCATCGTGCACACCGGTCAGACCGCGCGGCACCTGCTCATCTCCGACCTGAAGGACTACATCGGCGGCCTCACGGACGAGGTCGACGGGGGCTTCTCGCCCGCGGCCGACGGTGACGTGACCGCGCGCCTCGAGTACTTCTTCAGCCTCGACGGCGCCGACCGCGCCGCGGACCCGTTCCGGCTCAGCACGGATCCCGCGCCGCTCCAGACGAGCTACGGCGACATCTCGAGCGCCAACCTCATCGACAAGCTGGCGGGCAACGACACCTCGACCGACCACCGCGACTGGTCGACCGAGTTCGTGGGCTGGAGCGACCCGGCCATCGCCGCCAACGGCGGCGGGGTCGACAGCCCGACCGACCTCGTGCGCGCCTTCTTCGAGACCCTCGAGCAGAACGCGATCGATCGCGCGGCCGGCGTCGACCGGCTCAGCCCGGCCCTCCAGCCGCTGCCGGTCCACGTGACCGCGAGCGGCCTGGATCTGCAGCAGCTCACCGAGAAGTTCCTCCTCGGCGCGCTAACCTTCTCGCAGGGCGCGGACGACTACACGGACGACGACGTGGACGGCAAGGGCCTGCTCGTCGACAACACCATGCCCGCGTCCGACGGATCGCCGTACACCGCGCTCGAGCACGTGTGGGACGAGGCGTGGGGCTACTTCGGCGCCGCCGAGGCCTACGGCTCGTGGACCGCGGAGAGCCTCTCGTCCGGCCCGCGTTACATGGACGTCAGCGGCGACGGCGCCATCGATCTCGGCACCGAGTACAACTGGGGCGCGTCGGTCAACGCCGCGAAGCGGGACGACGGCGCCGCCGTGGCCACCGACTTCATGGGCCAGGCCTTCCTCGCCTTCCGCACCGGGCGCGCGATGATCGCGCACCACGGAGAGCTGGACGTCGACGAGCGCGCCGCGCTGACCGAGCAGCGTGACCTCGCCATCCAGGCCTGGGAGCAGGCGATCGCGGCGACGGTCGTGCACTACATCAACGACACCCTGCAGGTGATGGGCGACTTCGGGACCCCCGCCTACGACCACGACCGCTTCCTCGATCACGCCAAGGCCTGGTCGGAGATGAAGGGCTTCGCGCTGATGTTCCAGTTCAACCCGCGCTCGCCCCTGACCCGCGAGCAGTTCACGCAGCTCCACACCCTCATGGGGGACGCGCCGGTGCTCCCGGCCGCG
- a CDS encoding FecR family protein: MSRLPDPVGETLKDTVDEARVQRLWRGIEGRRPRRRLTPMVATGALAAAAVLLFWLWPRPLAPLALEGGGPIPAELGGAITLDDGSVVTASVGARLTLLRNEPEGITWGLDAGRARFSVTPGGPRTWRVRAGEVEVRVVGTIFEVERDATAVTVRVRRGQVEVTEPEGRHVVRAGESVSVDVGARLAGGGSESSDSESASDSAAASASDSASASASDSASASASASASDSASDSASDSAPASASASASASASASASASDSASASASASASAPASAPASGAGAGAGAEAGSLGSAEAAMAAADEARREGRDQEAAVILERASALRGDPAAGLAAFTLGRLELDALRRPARAARAFSLALDLRLPPRLREDAAARLVEAHVAAGDTRAAGAAADAYLRDYPNGRHLERVRPHARP, from the coding sequence ATGAGCCGGCTCCCCGATCCGGTGGGCGAGACCCTGAAGGACACGGTCGACGAGGCGCGGGTGCAGCGCCTCTGGCGCGGCATCGAGGGTCGCCGACCGCGTCGACGGTTGACGCCGATGGTGGCGACGGGCGCCCTCGCGGCGGCGGCGGTCCTCCTCTTCTGGCTGTGGCCGCGCCCCCTCGCGCCGCTCGCCCTCGAAGGAGGAGGCCCGATCCCCGCGGAGCTCGGTGGCGCGATCACGCTCGACGACGGCTCCGTCGTGACGGCTTCGGTCGGCGCGCGACTGACGCTGCTCCGGAACGAACCCGAGGGCATCACGTGGGGCCTCGACGCGGGGCGCGCTCGCTTCTCGGTGACGCCCGGTGGGCCGCGCACCTGGCGGGTACGCGCGGGCGAGGTCGAGGTGCGTGTGGTGGGGACGATCTTCGAGGTCGAGCGTGACGCGACCGCGGTGACGGTGCGGGTGCGGCGTGGGCAGGTCGAGGTGACGGAGCCCGAAGGGCGACACGTAGTCCGGGCTGGCGAGTCGGTCAGCGTCGACGTCGGGGCGCGACTCGCGGGGGGCGGTTCGGAGTCTTCCGATTCCGAGTCCGCTTCCGATTCCGCTGCCGCTTCCGCGTCCGATTCCGCTTCCGCTTCCGCGTCCGATTCCGCTTCCGCTTCCGCTTCCGCTTCCGCTTCCGATTCCGCGTCCGATTCCGCCTCCGATTCCGCTCCCGCTTCCGCTTCCGCCTCAGCTTCCGCTTCCGCTTCCGCTTCCGCGTCCGCCTCCGATTCCGCGTCCGCTTCCGCTTCCGCCTCCGCCTCCGCTCCCGCTTCCGCTCCCGCTTCCGGGGCAGGGGCAGGGGCAGGGGCAGAGGCTGGGTCGCTTGGCTCGGCCGAGGCTGCGATGGCGGCGGCGGACGAGGCGCGGAGAGAAGGAAGGGACCAGGAGGCGGCGGTGATCCTGGAGCGGGCGAGCGCGCTGCGGGGGGATCCGGCGGCCGGGCTGGCCGCGTTCACGCTCGGGCGGCTCGAGCTGGACGCGCTGCGGCGGCCGGCGCGGGCGGCGCGGGCCTTCTCTCTCGCGCTCGATCTGCGCCTGCCACCGCGCCTCCGTGAGGACGCGGCCGCGCGGCTGGTGGAGGCGCACGTCGCGGCGGGAGACACACGCGCGGCCGGGGCCGCCGCCGACGCCTATCTCCGCGACTACCCGAACGGCCGACACCTCGAGCGCGTGCGGCCCCACGCGAGACCCTGA
- a CDS encoding sigma-70 family RNA polymerase sigma factor: MRAIPSAEESDDGSLVVRALEGDRWAFEALYRRHVRRVTNAVTRMVGRTAEADDVVQQTFLLAMERLGSLREPAAFRGWLCRIAVNEVRGRLRKRRWLRRLALDREEDDASLEALATDDASPEVRAELAKLDRVLGELDPQLRIAWMLRFVEGWELTEVAAALDVSLATAKRRIKAARERVDAHVGGVR, translated from the coding sequence GTGCGCGCGATCCCGTCCGCGGAGGAGAGCGACGACGGGTCGCTCGTGGTGCGCGCCCTCGAGGGGGATCGCTGGGCCTTCGAGGCGCTCTACCGGCGGCACGTGCGGCGCGTGACCAACGCCGTGACCCGCATGGTGGGCCGCACCGCGGAGGCGGACGACGTCGTGCAGCAGACCTTCTTGCTCGCGATGGAGCGGCTCGGATCCCTGCGCGAGCCCGCCGCGTTCAGAGGCTGGCTCTGCCGCATCGCGGTCAACGAGGTGCGGGGCCGGCTGCGCAAGCGGCGGTGGCTCCGCCGGCTCGCGCTCGATCGCGAGGAGGACGACGCGAGCCTCGAGGCGCTGGCGACCGACGACGCGTCGCCCGAGGTCCGGGCCGAGCTGGCCAAGCTCGATCGCGTGCTCGGCGAGCTCGACCCCCAGCTCCGCATCGCCTGGATGCTCCGCTTCGTCGAGGGCTGGGAGCTGACCGAGGTCGCCGCGGCGCTCGACGTCTCGCTCGCGACCGCGAAGCGCCGGATCAAGGCGGCCCGGGAGCGGGTCGACGCGCACGTGGGAGGTGTCCGATGA